From the Nodularia sphaerocarpa UHCC 0038 genome, the window TTTCTTTCTGCACCGAAAACTGCAAGAGCCATGCAATTCCTAATTTTATCAATCATACTATATTATCTACCTGATTCCCAAATGTCACGCCTGAAGAAGCCGGGGCGCTCTGGACACAACCCCCAGCCTCTGCGCTCAACTGTAGGATCTAAAACATCGACTCTTTGACACTCCTCAGCCTAAAGGCATGAGGATTCTTGCTTCATCCGTCCTCCCTAGAAACCTGAATATAAAATATTCACATCTCCCCGTTTGGATACGTCCACAAGCATACACGGACTGCCCGACCGCGTTTGAAACGATTTCTTGAATTTTTGCTTTACTCCCATATTTATACAAGATGGAGGATTTTTACTACCAGGGTTGGAGGCTCAGGAGTCGTCCGCTTGACCTACTTCGTTTTTTATGTGTGCGCTTTACCGCTAAAAACATAATATCACCAAAGCCGTCCTAGAAGGACGAGGCTTTAAACCCAAATTTTCGGTAAAATCTGCATAAAAGCCGTTTTAGAAAGTCAAGATAAATACATAAAATCTTGAAGATAGGACGAGGAGAATAATTCTACTCTTGTGAAAAAAGTTTAAAGATATTAAATTACAGATGCAATGAATAAAATTTAGCTGCAATTAGTAATTACTTGGCTCATTTTTGGCGTTGCTGATTTCCAGGATAAACGACATCAACTGTAGTAATGTATATATAAAAATTCGAGAACCCCGGTTCCTCAAAGTCATCGGGGTTCTAAAGCTGATAGTATTTCTAATTACTTTTAACGCTTACTTTTTCCCTGTCACTTTTTCCAAGAAATTCTGGACATTATCTTCTACTGAAGTTGAACTCTGGGAATTTTCAGGATTCTTCATCTTGTCAATGTCAGCATCTCCCTGAACCTCATTAAGTCCTTTGTTTGACTCTTTTTGAACCTCTTTCAGTTTCAATGGTGGAGATTTAGCCACTGCGTCAGTTTTTCGTTGAGTTTCCAGAAGTTGTGTAGTGCCTTCCTGTGGATCACTTTGATAGCTACTAATGGCAAAAGCAGGTGATGCGCTGGATAAAAATAGCAGCGTACAGGCAGAAGCCACAATTACAAAACGCACTGGGCGTAAAATAGATAGAACAAAATCAAAAATATTCATCTTTAATCCTCAATAACAGCTGCAACAACGCCAGATTTGCACATTCAAAGATAAATCAATCCGCTACGCGGAGTCATTAGTCTTTAGTTCTTAGTCCTTAGTCCTTAGTGCTTTCTTTATTTCTTAGACTCGGAAATAGGGAAGAATTTATTTTGGTATTTCTCCACTAAATAATCAAGTTGTAAATACCTAATTAATCATGGTGTTTTACACAAATATTCTTCAAACCAATTTCATCCTTTACAGTTTTACCTGTAAATGACTCACACTTATATCGACCTGGAGAATGAAATTAAAATGATTTATCTTTACAATTAAATCCAACTTTAGATAGAGCAGCTAAAGATAAATTTGTTAACTGCTTGCGCCTCTGACTAAAGTTGATGCAAAAATACCTCAATGTGAAGCTGGCGACCAACCCTGACTACAAGAATAGTCCCCTGATCGTAGTGGGAAACAAACTCAATACAGTTCAGTTAAGCCTAATAGTCAACGTCTACGTAGGTTGGGTTGTTCGCGTCAGCGTTGCAAAGCAAGGAACGTTAACGTAGTTTGCCGTAGGCGTAACCCAACAAAGTCTTGCAAATGTTGGGTTTCACTTCGTTCTACCCAACCGACAATTTTCTTAACACCAAGCCTATTGGAAACAAACTGATAGCCAAAAGCGATGCTGAATTTCGCCACCAATTTCACCTATTTGAACATTTGGGCAAACATACTACACTTGTATTACTATCCTGTCCACAGTTTTAAGGGGTCAAAGTTATGCATACCATCGCGCGCACTCCCACCACCGAGATGGAAGTTACCAGCATCCGCCTGGAACGGGAACTCAAAGATAAACTCAAAGAAATCTCCGGTAATCAGGGATATCAAGCATTGATTAGAGATATCCTCTGGAATTATGTCCAACAAAAATCAGGTGAGTGGAAACCTCGATTTTCACGCGCCGATATTCGAGCTAGTATAGTTGCTACATCTGAGCAAGAAGAACGTTGTGTACTTACAGGTCAATTAATTCCACCCCAACAACCGATGTTGTTAGGACTCACGAGTAATGGCGATATGGTTCCTCTAAGTGTCCAAAGTTTAGCCTCTTAGTCTTTGGTTGGGGTAAATGCAGCCCACTTACTTACTTACTTACTTACTTACTTACTTACTTACTTACTTACTTACTTACGAGTCCAAATGGGCTGCATTCAGAATTTAGCTTTATTCTTGCTATGGGTAGATTTTCGGGAACAAAATATATGCTACTTTATGTCTCTATTGAATAATTGGATTTTAATCCAATTCCACTTGGATCAAGTCTCTATCTCATATTTGAGTGACACTCCTACAACTGTCTACGAGTAGGTGTAGGCTTCTGAGTATTCTGAAGTTTTGTTTCCCTGATCCTCCCAGATCCAGTGCTGAGGATTCTTGAGTCCATGAGCGCCTTTGTCGCCTGTTTTTCGCTAAAGTTTGTGCAAAAGCGCTGCAATCATCATATTTGGACTTTGGTCATACTAATAGTGAACTTACTGGGGTGCAATAAGAACTTCAGAAAAAAACACATAAGTTTATGAGTAACAGCAGTATTAATACAGTGAGATTTCTGCAATTTTGATTTAAAATCCAGAGAAAATACGGTTTATGTATAGTTACAGACAAGTTATCCTAGTTACCAGTTAGCTAATGAAATCTGTACAAAAAGCTAAAGAGGATCTGGATGCATCATCTTAGTATATTTTAATTATTTTTATGTTTATATAGACATCAATTTTATCTATCAGTAACTTGGTCATCTGAAATAGAAAAAGGCTATAACAGGTGAAAGAAAGTCTTCATAAAAGATTTCCAACTAGTCAGGGTGTAGCAACAAAATTAACGGTGAAGGATATACCAAAAAATTGGGGACACGAAAAATGGGGGAATTATCCAAGAGCGTGCCAAGAATGAATAATTATCTATCATTGCCACTACAATACCCGGATGACCTAGAAGGGAGACAATCATACTCAGTTAAGCTGATGCAGCATCAGGAAGAATTAGTCCATCATCTGGCACGAAAAATCAACGAGATCATTGCCAATAGTTCTGTAAATGCATTAATGCTGCCAGAAATTGCTAAATTGCTAGGAGTTACCTTCAATGTGGATTGTTGCTGCTTAGTTACAGTGACTAACGAAGCTTCAGGTAATGGAACTGCTGCTAATTGGTGTTCTGATGAGTATCTGAAAATGCCGCACCCTAGCCAGATTTTCTCGATGGAACAGTTAATGATGGACTTGCCAGTGGTGCAGTGTGCGGCTGAACCATTAACTATAGAACATATTTCTACTATTCAAAACAGTTTGGTGGTTGGGTGTCAATATTTGCCATTACCAATTAAAGCTGTTTTGGCAATCCCGACGAGGTTGGGAGGAAAAAATAATGGCGTGATTTGTTTGATCA encodes:
- a CDS encoding ribbon-helix-helix domain-containing protein, translated to MHTIARTPTTEMEVTSIRLERELKDKLKEISGNQGYQALIRDILWNYVQQKSGEWKPRFSRADIRASIVATSEQEERCVLTGQLIPPQQPMLLGLTSNGDMVPLSVQSLAS